In the Candidatus Latescibacter sp. genome, one interval contains:
- a CDS encoding beta-1,6-N-acetylglucosaminyltransferase, giving the protein MIAYLILVHRYPRQFKRLFRAIYHPANYYLVHVDKGAGVGLQTEIQDFLSSFANASLLKSQSILWGGYSMVDAELRGIEELLKISSEWEFFINLSGQDFPLKSQTHIKEFLSRYRATDFIKVANQSKFR; this is encoded by the coding sequence ATGATCGCATACCTCATCTTGGTGCATCGGTATCCCCGCCAGTTCAAAAGACTCTTTAGGGCAATTTACCATCCCGCCAACTACTACTTGGTACATGTGGATAAGGGAGCAGGTGTTGGATTACAGACGGAGATACAAGATTTCTTGTCGAGCTTTGCCAACGCATCCTTGCTGAAAAGCCAAAGCATTCTTTGGGGGGGATACAGCATGGTAGATGCTGAATTGCGAGGCATCGAGGAGTTATTGAAGATCAGCTCGGAATGGGAATTCTTCATAAACCTTAGCGGACAGGATTTCCCCCTAAAGTCGCAGACGCACATCAAAGAGTTTCTTAGCCGCTATAGAGCAACCGATTTTATCAAGGTGGCTAACCAGAGCAAGTTCCGT